The Diaphorobacter ruginosibacter genome contains a region encoding:
- a CDS encoding YicC/YloC family endoribonuclease — protein MTGYASAQLEALVNEERQNAPHRQLGLEIRSVNSRFLDLSFRLAEELRAQEPMLRALLTAKLKRGKVEVRAFFAETGDSGSLPDPSPQVLQRLCSIQDTVKAWLPDAAPLSVSDVLRLSLAGSAPAADWSEQLKKLAQGALKDLTTAREREGERLAATLLDRVSQLRALAKQAGPLVPQLVEQQRQRFMERWKEAMGLAEGSVAPEMAQDRALTEATAFAIRIDVAEELTRLDSHLDEIEHLLKKGGEVGKRLDFLIQELHREANTLGSKSAAMELTKISVDMKVLIEQMREQVQNIE, from the coding sequence ATGACAGGGTATGCCAGCGCTCAGCTGGAGGCACTCGTGAACGAAGAGCGACAAAACGCGCCGCATCGTCAACTGGGATTGGAGATCCGCTCGGTCAACAGCCGTTTTCTGGACCTTTCTTTCCGCCTGGCGGAAGAATTGCGCGCTCAGGAACCGATGTTGCGCGCGCTGCTGACCGCCAAGCTCAAGCGCGGCAAGGTGGAGGTGCGGGCGTTCTTCGCGGAGACGGGAGACAGCGGCTCGCTGCCCGACCCTTCGCCGCAGGTGCTGCAGCGCCTGTGCTCGATCCAGGACACCGTCAAGGCCTGGTTGCCCGATGCCGCCCCGCTGAGCGTGTCGGATGTGTTGCGCCTGTCCTTGGCGGGCTCCGCACCGGCTGCGGACTGGTCGGAACAGCTCAAGAAACTGGCCCAGGGAGCGCTCAAGGACCTGACGACCGCCCGCGAGCGCGAGGGCGAGCGGCTTGCCGCCACGCTGCTCGACCGCGTGAGCCAGTTGCGTGCCCTGGCCAAGCAGGCCGGTCCGCTGGTGCCGCAACTGGTGGAGCAGCAGCGCCAGCGCTTCATGGAGCGCTGGAAGGAGGCCATGGGCCTTGCGGAGGGCAGCGTGGCGCCCGAGATGGCGCAGGATCGCGCGCTCACCGAGGCCACCGCGTTTGCCATCCGCATCGACGTTGCCGAGGAACTCACGCGTCTTGATTCGCACCTCGACGAGATCGAGCATCTGCTGAAGAAGGGGGGCGAGGTCGGCAAGCGCCTTGATTTCCTGATCCAGGAACTGCACCGCGAGGCGAATACGCTCGGCTCCAAGTCCGCCGCGATGGAACTGACCAAAATTAGCGTGGATATGAAAGTGCTAATCGAGCAGATGCGGGAGCAGGTGCAGAACATCGAGTGA
- the gmk gene encoding guanylate kinase, whose protein sequence is MDYPGNLYVVSAPSGAGKSSLVKALRELDSLVQPSVSHTTRAPRGQEKHGREYFFTSDQEFDAMVAANGFVEWANVHGRRYGTSRKAIEDRVGQGSDVILEIDFQGAMQVKKTFANAVLIFILPPSWEELRSRLERRGEDEAAVIETRLVNAAEEMAQACNFDFVIINEVFERALFDLKSIVHAQRLKYAAQRRARADTFESLHIP, encoded by the coding sequence ATGGACTATCCAGGAAACCTCTATGTAGTGTCTGCCCCGAGCGGGGCAGGTAAATCCAGTCTGGTGAAGGCCCTTCGGGAATTGGACTCGCTCGTCCAGCCTTCCGTTTCGCACACCACCCGCGCCCCGCGCGGGCAGGAAAAGCACGGGCGGGAGTATTTTTTCACCTCCGACCAGGAGTTCGACGCCATGGTGGCAGCCAATGGCTTCGTCGAATGGGCGAATGTTCATGGCCGCCGCTACGGCACCTCCCGGAAGGCCATCGAGGATCGCGTGGGGCAAGGCTCCGACGTCATTCTCGAGATCGACTTTCAGGGCGCCATGCAGGTCAAGAAGACCTTTGCCAATGCCGTGCTGATCTTCATCCTGCCTCCCAGCTGGGAGGAACTGCGCTCGCGCCTTGAGCGGCGCGGAGAGGACGAGGCCGCCGTGATCGAAACCCGGCTGGTGAATGCCGCGGAAGAGATGGCGCAGGCGTGCAATTTCGACTTCGTTATAATCAATGAAGTTTTTGAACGCGCGCTTTTCGACCTGAAGAGCATCGTTCACGCGCAGCGTCTGAAGTACGCCGCCCAGCGCAGAGCCCGGGCCGATACTTTCGAGTCGCTCCACATCCCCTGA